The nucleotide sequence TTTCCTTTTGGTTAAGTATTTCTACATAGTTGAGTTTAAGCTCCATAAGGAAgagattttatctgtttttttttttttttttttttttttttttccccactaagaATCCCATGACAGCACCTGGTATGTAGTAGAATGTCAGTGAGTActtgtggaataaatgaatataaatggcCAGGAGATAAGGCATTTAAGTACACTTCTTgtatttcagtcactcagtccccgtctgactctttgtaaccccatggactgcaacatgccaggattccctgttctacattatttcctggagtttgctcaaactcatgtcccttgaggtggtgatgccatcaaaccatcccCTTCTCTGTCATtaccttctgctcctgccttcaatttccATGGGGTTATTTCAGGGAAGACTGGAGCTTCTCAGGGGACAACATCTTTAGGAGGAGGCTAAAGATCTTTTAGCCTCATCTTTTACGCACTCCACTTCCAAGGAGATTCAGTTTCACTGACTAGGCTGGTCCTTTTTCCCAGGGCCTCCAGGTATGCCTGGACCAGCTGGAAGAGAGGGCCCCTCAGGGAGGCAGGGGAGCATGGGACCTCCAGGCACACCAGGCCCCAAAGGAGAACCTGGGCCCGAAGGTAGGAGGGTGGTATGTGGCGGGTGAGGGAGGTAGAAGAGAGGGGTGACGTTGGCAGCCGTGGTGGGGACCAAGGTATGTGCACAGAGCCTGAAGAAGCCTGGAAGCTCCATGCCTGGTAGGCCTGGCCTGGGCCTCTCCCCCCACATTCCTACACTGACTGAATTTCCACAACACTGTTCCTGGAGGAGACCAGGTGGTCAGGAGCAGTCTCCCAGGTCGCTCTTTCACCTGGAGCTGTGGGTGACAAGCTGAACTGCTGAGGAAATGGTGCCTGCCGAGCGCACTCTCAGCCATGTTTCTCCAATGTGTTCCTTCCTCAGGAGGAGTGGGTGCCCCAGGCATGCCGGGTTCCCCAGGCCCCGCAGGTCTTAAAGGAGAGAGAGGTGCCCCTGGTGAGCCTGGAGCCCCTGGAAGTGCTGGGGTGGCAGGTGAGCAATGGACATGGGGCTGGGCTCATGTTCCCCTGTgcctaccaccaccaccctccaggTCAGAGCTGGCATTCCAGGGAAAGAGCCAGCTTTGGGCTCTGGGAACTGTCTGTCTCCAGGGAGAGGGTGATGTGAGCAGCAGGGACTATTTGTGTTCAGGGAAGGCTGGTTGTTGGGTTAAGGGACAGTCAGTGTACAGAGAAGATGCATGCAGAGGATCCAGGCACTGAGGGCCATTTGTACAGGGGGAGGGCATACTGCTGGGGATATGACAGTCCATGTACTGGGGGAGGTGAAAATTGCTGGAAAGTGTGCCCAGAACTCACACAACAATTCTTTTCTGATCCCAGGGCCTGTTGGAGCCATCGGTCCACAGGGACCTTCAGGTGCCATGGGTCCCCCAGGACTGAAGGGAGACAGAGGTGGTCCTGGAGAAAAAGGAGCAAAGGGGGAGACTTCGGTCCCAGGTAAGAAAGGTCTGGGGTCTCTAGTGGGTGTGGAGGGGCCAGCAGGCCCTCTTCAGTTCAGCATCTCCTCTCATGCATCCCACGTCCTTATCCCACCCCCAAGATGCATCACCCTTCCCTGAGCCCTGGGCTCTGAGTGACCCCAGGCAGCGCTGGATCTGTCTTCACTTGGCCTCTCTCTCCTACAGAGGTTGATACTCTGAGGCAGCGGATGAGAAACTTAGAGGGAGAAGTTCAACGCCTCCGGAACATAGTCACTCAGTACAGGAAAGGTGAGCTCCTGGACCCGACCCTGAGCTGCCACTGAAGGCGGGCCTCAGACTGAGTCTGGGCTTGGCTTGGAGTTCGCTGGGCTTGGGTCTAAATTGGACTTCCTGGGACCATGACTGAGACTGGACCTAGACCTGGGGCAGGAACGGGGCTAAGGACAGGGCTGGGACAGAGCCGTGCCCCACATGCTCCAGGAGCCCAAGTAGATGCATGGGACAAGGAGGAGGATGCGGTCCATGTCACCAGTTCAACAGAACTTACCCCAGCCTACCCTGGGCAGGTTCCTATGACAGATGAGGGGTCACCCAACCTGCGATGCATTTCTTCCCTCTGTGGGGCCAGGGGTACAAGTGCACAGAGAAGCAGCCACACAGCCCAGGGCAGCAGAGAATCCAGGACTGATCCTGGGAGTGCAGGTGGGATGCTGCCTGTGGGGTTCAAGGCTGCTGGGGACCTGACCTTGGTGTGCGGCCACCAAGAATCTCAACCTAAAGATGTTCTGAGTCTGGCAGGGGCAGGCTGCCTCCAGTATCTGGCCAGTGCTGCACTCTCCCTGCATCTGCTTAGGTATTTAAAGCAGACATTCTTCCCTAAGTCTGGATCCTAATCAGGCTGAGGCCTCCTGGAGCACACACCTGAGTGCCCTgtgccctgggattctccaccaACTGcaccttctccttctctgttttctccaAAGTCAGCTTTGAATCCACATTAGTCGTCAAACCTCAGTGATTGAAAAAGGAGTTTTCTGAAGTCCATCGGAGTCAACATAGGGCTGGCTCCTGTGGACTCAAGCCAACTAAGTATTGAAGTAGTGGGATGATCATTTCCAGCAGTTCATGTCTTCCTTCTTGCACAAGCATATCTGCACACCTATTTACTCCATCATATGGAGACTGATACAAACAAAGGAGAATTTGGGCATATGTGCTGGCCACACATGTGTACCTAAACATCACTCAGTCCACACCATCTACATACAtggacacacaggcacacataggCATACCTATCACCCAGATGAATGGGATGTAAACCAATCATGGCACACGAACTTGCACTGTCCTTGTCCAGGGCTGTCTGGGTGCCACCCTGACTCCGTGGAAAATCTGGTCTCCGACTGCTTATTGAAGCTACTCAAAGGAAAAAGGCAGTGGGTCAGGATGCTGCCTGGGTTCTGAACCAGTCCAGTGAGCCCTCTTAGGAGCCCTGAAGATTTCCATGAATGATCCTGGAAGTCAGAGTGGTATGGATGGGATGGCACAAAAAGAGACACTTAACACGCCACATAAGGAATGCTGTTACATAGTGTATCGCTACCTTAGAAATAAGGGATTAGACTCTGAAAAGGTAAGCGACTTTCCCTTGTCACCTGGGCTGTCATTGCCAGTGTGGGGCAGAACACATGGCCTTCTGAGGCCCAGACAGCTgatcccaccctgcccccaacccctacATACAGCTCTCAGATCCCCTGCCCAGTGGTCCAGGGAGGCTGACTGGCTGTAGCATCACCTGCGAGCATACAGAAGCCAACACTGGACTGCCCCCGGTGCAAAGGTGAGCACTTGGCTGCTCTCAGATgcacctctgtcctcccctttctcctcaccCCTTCACACAGCACAGAACAGCTCAGACAACTCCACATGCCCAGTCATCATGCAAGGGTGAGAGTGAGCTGCCTGTTTGGTGTTTTCCACACTCTCAGGAACTGCCCTGGGCTACATGGTGTCATTTCCCTGCCGAAGGCATTCCTGTTTACACAGTAATTAAAATCCTGGATTCTGGTGAACATCACGGGGTGGAACAGAAAGTGCACGTGGGAGCTTTAGTGTCACATCCAACAGGGTCTGATTCTCATCTACATCTGACAGCTGGACAACTTTGGGCCTCTTACATAAGCACCTGAGTTCCAGGGTCCTCATCGGTACCTGGAGACCATGGTACCACTCACAGGGCACATCATAGGTCCAGGGCTCCTCTGAACCAAGTGCCTCACTTTCTTCCTATCTGCTGCCCTGGTACCTGGAGGGGAGGCTGAGGATTCTGGTTGGAACACAAAGTCTAGGACTCTCCTCTTCCCCTAGCGGTGCTCTTCCCTGATGGCCTGGCTGCTGGAGAGAAGATCTTCAAGACGGCAGGTGCTGTAAAATCATATTCGGATGCCTGGCAAGTCTGCAGAGAGGCTGAGGGACAGCTGGCCTCCCCACGCTCTGCAGCCGAGAACGATGCCGTGACACAGCTGGTCAGAGCCAAGAACAAGCATGCTTACCTGAGCATGAATGACATGTCCAGAGAGGGCAGGTTCATCTACCCAACGGGGGAGTCACTGGTCTATTCCAACTGGGCCCCCGGGGAGCCCAACAATAGGGCCAAAGACAAAGGCCCAGAGAACTGTCTTGAGATCTATTCCGATGGCAATTGGAATGACATAGAATGCAAGGAGGAGCGCCTCGTGATCTGCGAgttctgagcccccagggaggaAGGGGGCTCAGAATGCCAGGGTTGTGAGCTGCCAACATCCTTATAAAAAGGTGACCCTCTGCTGCTCACAGCTTCCTCACTGAGCCACGGGATGAGGCCAGAAGGCAGGCCTCCTATGGAACTCCTTCCTTAGAATAAAGTTCTAAACTGTCTTCACACTTGGAAGTCttgtcacagaaaaaaaaagggggggggggtggcaCAGCCTGCTTTTCCAGGGGCAAGGGCTAAAAGGATGTCTTCAAGTCTCCCCTGTTGAAAAATTCAGTGCCCCTGCCTCACCAAGATAGATGTCTAGCCATCCATCTCCACCAACCATCGGCCATATATGACCCCAATGGTCACTGCCtgctccttcccttttctctcctgcctccaatcttctTATCCTTCAGTCTCTTTCACTCATCTCTCCTCCTTCCTGGACATCCACAGAGGGGGAGCAGGATCCTCAGCTCTGGCTCCCTTCTCTCCTTGCACTCACTCTAGGCTTGGGCTCATTCTCTCCCATGGTTTCAAATTCCTTCTATTGATGCTTCCCCCAGGTAGAGCCCTGTTTGGACCTCTCTCCAAACCCCAGACTCCTCTCACCAAGGCAATCTTGGAGATCACAGTGGAGGGAAGCACCAGCTTCTCTGGCCAGATTGAGTGGACTTAAACCCAGTAGTCTACCCTCACCCTTGACCTTGACAGCCCAAGATCTCTTTCTTCCCATGACATTGTGACTGTGGGTGGCTCATCAGAGAATGTACCATGCACAATCCTAATCCCTTCTGACGTTTCAGGCAGAGTGGGTGTCCAACCATGTTCGATTCATCCCCCAACCTCTTCCTGCCTTGAAGTACAAGGGATGTTCATCTTCACTCTGCCTCAGGGATAATCTAGTCAAagccttctcattttacagacatggAAACCAAGACACAGAGAGGAAGGGAACCTGCACTTAGTAAGGTAGGAGATAGTGTGCCTCTGGGCCGGACACCTGGTGTTTGTCAAATCAAGTAAAATTCAAGCTTTATTCTCACCTAGacatccaaggacaaagctagtggcaaaGCTGAGCTCTGCTAAAGCAAAGAGATAAGGTGCCCACTCCTGAGTTCAACAAAGACTTCCCTGTCTACACATGctcaggaaggcttcttggaggttGAAAAGAGAGGGGCCCCACCCCATAATAAGTGTGGACATGCACCCATAAGCCCCTGAGAAGGGATGTATCTTAGAAAACAGTTTCACACGCACCTGGGGGAGGGTCCATGGTCCAGTCAGTTGTGAAGAAATTAACAGGATAATTATCCAAAGGTAAGCAAAGACCCTGAAGGACCATTCTATATAAGTTAATTTATGTCACATCTTTACTACTTTTCCCCTCATCCAGGATGCCTGCACTCCACCACTCCACTCTGCTTAGCTCTGACTACTGCACTCCTCCTCATTAGAGAGGATgctcataccctttctttctgGGGGAGtatttctgccttgcttctgtcttaaataaacaacctgtttctctgtgtgctttgCCATATATTGTGCTGTATCTCGAATAATAAATTTTTTGTCTAATTTACAGTTTTTGTCTCCTTGtaacattcttgctttcaaatggGGGAAAAGTCAGAGTCACTTTGCTTCTAGCCTGTAGTCCCTGGTGGTGTGTTGTCTAGGATTCCTGGGGTTTCatccaggggacccaggttccatccgtGGGTACTCTCCCTCTGAGATCAGGAGCACTGGTGCTGCAACTCACTCATGAAAAAGGCCATCTGACCCCACAACTTACACTTTTGGcttgtaaatttttaaatcaatgcGTCTGTATACTTAGTTGATTACATTGACAATGTACtgcaaagaaaaatttcaaacgACATCTGTACTTCAGAAATTGGAATGAGGCCTGAATGAACCACAGGCTCATGGGAGAGGGTGGTAAATGCCCCTCCTCCAGACAGGAAACCAGCCACTCTTTCCTTTGATCCCAGGGATCAGAGGGACTGCCCTCTCTGGCCTTTTCTGAATAGGACTCCCAAGCCCCACCCCTCTTCCCAACACCATCAAGATACCGAAATAAGcatttctaaaataatgaaatatctgaaaaaataaaagaaattaacccattttaatagtttaaaacaataaaatgcctAGAAAAAAATTCAACCACTTAAGTGAAATATCTGTACAATGAAAAGTATACAACtttgttgaaagaaatcaaaagtacaaacaaaaggaaagattatgatgttcatggattgaaagaattaatattgttaaaatagtcATAGATTTAGAGATAGATAATAAATTTAAAGATATAGGTCACCATCTATAGAGTCAATTctatccctatcaaaattctaatGGAATTcatcacagatataaagaaaagtcccaaaatttgtatggaaccataaAGGACCttgagtagccaaagcaatcctgataaagaagaacaaagttggaggtatCACACATCCTCATTACAAAATACACTCCCCAAAgccatagaaataaaaacagtatagTTCTAGATGAAAAATAGACACAGACCAATAGAGCAGAAAAGAGAGCCTAGAAAGAAATTGTCCAAATATGGTCAAAATATTTGACAAGGAAGCCAAGAACACCCAGTGGGGAAAGGgtggtctcttcaataagtggtgttgagaaaactggatcAGCACAAGCAGGACAATGAAATTGGACCACTATCTTATAACCACACACATAACACATTAACTGACATCAATCATAGACATTAGACCTGATACcataaaacttctggaagaaaacatagggtaGCAGTTCTTCAACATCAAGTCTTGGTATTGATATTTTAGATATGACgccaaaagcacaaacaacaaaggcaaaaaaaaaataacaaaaaacaacaacaaaaaaatgaggcGACTATATCaaatttaaaagtttctgcacagcgaaggaaacaattaaatgaaaagacagcctatacATTGGGAGAAAATTTGCAAACCATGAATAGCAGTTACAAAACATAAGAAGAGCTCATACAAGTCATtaataatctgattttaaaataggcaaagggaaaaaaacagacattttcccaaagaaaagacagaaaaggatatagatatatgaaaagatgttcaagacACTTAACcagagaaatatagatcaaaaccacaataagctatcacctcacacctttaAGAATGGCTATCGCCAAGAAGACAAGGTATGATAAGTTTTGGcaaggatgaaaagaaaagtgaacttGTCATGTACACTATTTGTGGGAATGCAAGTCGGTTCACCTACTATGGAAATCAAGATGGAGGatcctcaaaataaataaataaataaataaataaataaagagatccACCCTATGATCTAGCgatcccatttctgggtatacaccaaaaggaaataaaaacagattttcaaaGAGATATATGCAATCTCATGTGTTTTACCTCATTTTTCTTAATAGCTCAGATATAGAAATAAACAGGagcccatcaacaaatgaattgaTAAAAAGATGAggtatacacatatgcacaatggaatattattcagccatgagaaagaagtatatactgccatttgcaataacatggatggatcttgaggacACTAGGCTAcctgaaataagtcagaccaagaaagacaaatactctaagatatcacttatacatggaatctagacaAGAACAAACTCAAAAATAGAGTTAATGGTTactaggggatgacagagagaaGGGTTAGAATATGTTTTTTAAGTGTACAAACTTGCAACAGGTAGTAAATATGTCCTAGAGATCAAATACCTAGTGAATAGAGACAATATCCTATTGTAATGAAACTAAGAGACTAGAACCTAATATTCCATCCACTAAGAAGAAATTATAACTGTTTTATGACAGAGGTGCTAATTATCACTACAATGGCaatcatattacaatatataaatatatcaaactaatatgttgtacatttgaaatatatacaATGCTGTATGTCAAGTATATttcaatgtagaaaacaaaaaaagaaatttttgcattccagtaacTAGAATCCAAGTAtgcttgaatttctctttcattatctCTCAGAATCAAGGTGAAGAGATAATCTGGGGTAGCAATTTTGaatcaatattttatatcaaatattttgCTAAACAATTTTTGCATGTTATATCATACAATGTgaaggattaaataaaaataaatatgtctaTATCTTCTACCAATGGAGGAAAACTTGGTTTGGTGCATTCACTCATGGGGAAGGGACCAGTATTGTATATTCATCTCAGAGTAGAAAATGAAGTCACATGAGGACATTGTAGAGAATGTAAGCAACAGGGTCAATTTGATTATAGGATGTTGTCCTTGATGACTATAGTCAACACTAGAGAATAATGAACAGTATATACTATGTGGACTGTGCATAAAAGAATACCCATATTTCCAGTTTCAGACCAGGATTCCTTTTTTGCACTACTGTTTCAGATGGCTTTGACACAGGACAGCTTATGGACTAGAAGAATAATTTTGAATGGAATGCTTcatgtaaaaaaggaaaacaaataatgtATCTAGTGATCAAAGAGACAGCTAGAAAGAAAATAGTTAATCTAGAGGGAGCCATATTCAGGCTACCAACAAATAAAGTAAAGCAACATATTAGAGATCAGGTTTTTAACAAATGTTGTAATAcccaattcttaaagagatgggaatcccagaccacctgacctgcctcctgagaaatctgtatgtaggtcaagaaacaacacttAGAacaggacatagaacaacagactggttccagattgggaaaggattttgtcaaggctgtatattgtcaccctgcttatttaacttacatgcagagtacatcatgagaaatgctggactggatgaagcacaagctggatcaagactgccaggagaaatatcaataacctcagatatgcagatgacaccacacttatggccaaaaagcaaagaactaaagagcctcttgatgaaagtgaaagaagaaagtgaaaaagttggcttaaaactcaacattcagaaaactaagatatggccccatcacttcatggcaaatagatggggaaacagtggaaacagtggctgactttatttttctgggctccaaaatcactgcagatggtaactgcagccatgaaattaaaagatgcttgctgcttggaagaaaagttatgaccaacctagacagcatattaaaaagcagagacattgctttgccaataaaggtcaatctagtcaaagctatggtttttccagtagtcatgtatggttgtgagagttggattataaagaaagatgagaacagaagaattgatgcttttgaactgtggtgttggagaagagtcctgagagacccttggactgcaaggggatccaaccagtccatcctaaagaaaactcGTCTTGattgttcatcagaaggactgatggtgaaggtgaaactccaaacTTAGGCCATgagatgtgaagaagtgactcatgagaaaagactctaaaaagatcatacaccatgaccaagtggctttatcccagggatgcaaggattcttcaatatccacaaatcaatcaatgtaatacaccacattaacaaattgaaaaataaaaaccatatgattatctcaatagatgcagagaaagcctttgacaaaattcaacatccatttatgataaatactctccagaaagcaggaatataaggaacatacctcaacataataaaagctatatatgacaaacccacagcaaacattatcctcaatggtgaaaaattaaaaacatttcctctaaagtcaggaacaagataagcgtgcccactttcaccactactattcaccACTActatatagttttggaagttttggccacagcaatcagagaagaaaaagaaataaaaggaatccaaattggaaaagaagaagtaaaactctcactgtttgcagatgacatgatcctctacatagaaaaccctaaagactccaccagaaaattactagagctaatcaatgaatatagtaaagttgcaggatataaaatgaacacacagaaatcccttgcattcctatacactaataatgagaaaatagagaaattaagggaaaaattccattcaccattgcaacaaaagaataaaatacttaggaatatatctacctaaagaaactaaagacctataaatagcaaactgtaaaacactggtgaaagaaatcaaagaggacactaatagatggagaaatataccatgttcatggattggaagaataaatatagtgaaaatgagtatacttcccaaagcaatctatatatccaatgcaatccctatcaagctaccaacagtatttttcacagggctagaacaaataatttcacaatttgtatggaaatacaaaaaacctcaaatagccaaagctaccttgagaaagaagaatggaactggaggaatcaacctgcctgacttcaggctctactacaaagccacaatcaacaagacagtatggtactggcacaaagacagaaatatagatcaatggaacaaaatagaaagcccagagataaatccacgcacctatggagaccttatctttgacaaaggaggcaagaatatacaatggattaaagacaatctctttaacaagtggtgctgggaaatctggtcaaccacgtttaaaagaatgaaactagaacactttctaacaccatatacagaaataaactcaaaatggattaaagatctcaacgtaagaccagaaactataaaactcctagaggagaacataggcaaaacactctctgacataaatcacagcaggatcctctttgacccacctcccagaatattggaaataaaagcaaaaataaacaaatgggacctaattaaacttaaaagcttctgcaccacaaaagaaactataagcaaggtgaaaaaagacagccttcagaatgggagaagataatagcaaatgaagcaactgacaaacaactaatctcaaaaatatacaaccaactcctgcagctcaattccagaaaaataaacgacccaatcaaaaaaatgggccaaagaactaaatagacattactccaaagaagacatacagatggctaacaagcacattcAAAGATGctcaatcaaaaccacaatgaggtaccatttcacaccagttagaatggctgctatccaaaagtctacaagcaataaatgctggagagggtgtgaagaaaagggaaccctcttacactgttggtggtaattcaaactagtacagccactatggagaacagtatggagattccttaaaatactggaaatataactgccttatggcccagcaatcccactgctgggcatacacaccgaggaaactagaattgagatacatgtaccccaatgttcatcacagaactgtttataatagccaggacatagaagcaacctagatgtccatcagcagatgactggataagaaagcagtggtacatatacacaatggagtattactcagccattaaaaagaattcatttgaatcagttctaatgaggtggatgaaactggagcctattatatagagggaagaaagccagaaagaaaaacaccaatacagtatactaacggatatatgtggaatttagaaagatggtaacgataaccctgtctgcgagacagcaaaagaga is from Bubalus bubalis isolate 160015118507 breed Murrah chromosome 4, NDDB_SH_1, whole genome shotgun sequence and encodes:
- the LOC102395128 gene encoding collectin-43 isoform X1; the protein is MLPLPLSMLLLLTQSQSFLGEEMDVYSEKTLTDPCTLVVCAPPADSLRGHDGRDGKEGPQGEKGDPGPPGMPGPAGREGPSGRQGSMGPPGTPGPKGEPGPEGGVGAPGMPGSPGPAGLKGERGAPGEPGAPGSAGVAGPVGAIGPQGPSGAMGPPGLKGDRGGPGEKGAKGETSVPEVDTLRQRMRNLEGEVQRLRNIVTQYRKAVLFPDGLAAGEKIFKTAGAVKSYSDAWQVCREAEGQLASPRSAAENDAVTQLVRAKNKHAYLSMNDMSREGRFIYPTGESLVYSNWAPGEPNNRAKDKGPENCLEIYSDGNWNDIECKEERLVICEF
- the LOC102395128 gene encoding collectin-43 isoform X2: MLPLPLSMLLLLTQSQSFLGEEMDVYSEKTLTDPCTLVVCAPPADSLRGHDGRDGKEGPQGEKGDPGGVGAPGMPGSPGPAGLKGERGAPGEPGAPGSAGVAGPVGAIGPQGPSGAMGPPGLKGDRGGPGEKGAKGETSVPEVDTLRQRMRNLEGEVQRLRNIVTQYRKAVLFPDGLAAGEKIFKTAGAVKSYSDAWQVCREAEGQLASPRSAAENDAVTQLVRAKNKHAYLSMNDMSREGRFIYPTGESLVYSNWAPGEPNNRAKDKGPENCLEIYSDGNWNDIECKEERLVICEF